Proteins encoded together in one Exiguobacterium sp. BMC-KP window:
- a CDS encoding YfcC family protein, whose amino-acid sequence MNERTDAPESKRSFFKMPHTYAIIMAILIISVILTYTLPAGQFDREKQDGQTVVIDGTYRAVESAPVNLFGLFKAIPKGMEAGAAIIFYIFLVGGVFGIIRQTGAIEAGINQLIRRFGQQGHIMIPMTMFVFSIAGATIGMAEETIIFVPIGIMLARALGYDAMTGAAIVSLGAAVGFAGGMLNPFTVGVAQSIAEVPLFSGLGYRTAVYVVFLIVTILYVMNYARKVKHDPTRSLVHDLEQSRAEEAATTISRFSKRHAFVLLVLIGGITLNVIGIFEWGWYLTELTASFLIIGMVAGIVTLGVNGTFESLIDGAKAVTFGALIVGFARAIVVILEEGRVIDTVIYGLSNAVGHLPTFFAVIGMYVVQLITNFFIPSGSGQAATTMPIMAPLSDLLGIERQVAVLAFQYGDGLTNMIFPTSAHLMAFLAIAGIPYEKWLRFVWKLFAIWIALACAALLLAVTLGIQ is encoded by the coding sequence ATGAATGAACGAACGGATGCACCAGAGTCGAAGCGATCATTCTTCAAGATGCCTCATACATATGCCATCATTATGGCAATTCTCATCATCTCAGTCATCTTGACGTATACGCTCCCAGCAGGACAATTCGATCGTGAAAAGCAGGACGGACAGACTGTCGTCATCGATGGTACGTATCGCGCAGTAGAATCTGCACCGGTCAATCTCTTTGGTTTATTTAAAGCGATCCCTAAAGGAATGGAAGCAGGCGCCGCGATCATCTTTTATATTTTCTTAGTCGGTGGTGTCTTCGGAATCATTCGTCAAACAGGCGCCATTGAAGCAGGAATCAATCAATTGATTCGCAGGTTTGGTCAACAGGGGCACATCATGATTCCGATGACGATGTTCGTCTTTTCGATTGCTGGGGCGACGATTGGTATGGCAGAAGAAACGATCATCTTCGTACCGATTGGGATCATGCTCGCGCGTGCGCTCGGTTATGACGCGATGACAGGAGCCGCGATTGTCAGTTTAGGAGCGGCCGTTGGTTTTGCCGGTGGGATGTTGAATCCATTTACGGTAGGTGTTGCTCAATCGATTGCCGAAGTTCCACTCTTTAGTGGTCTCGGTTATCGGACCGCTGTCTATGTCGTTTTTTTAATCGTAACGATTCTTTATGTCATGAACTACGCTCGGAAGGTCAAGCATGACCCAACGCGTAGTTTAGTTCATGATCTTGAACAAAGTCGTGCGGAAGAAGCAGCGACGACGATTTCACGCTTTTCGAAACGTCATGCCTTCGTCTTACTCGTTTTAATCGGTGGTATCACACTCAATGTCATCGGAATCTTCGAGTGGGGCTGGTATTTGACAGAATTGACAGCTTCCTTTCTCATCATCGGGATGGTGGCAGGAATCGTCACACTTGGTGTGAATGGGACGTTTGAAAGTTTGATTGACGGTGCGAAAGCGGTAACGTTCGGTGCATTGATCGTTGGATTTGCCCGTGCGATCGTCGTCATTCTCGAAGAAGGACGTGTCATTGATACGGTCATTTACGGCTTATCGAATGCTGTAGGACATTTACCGACGTTCTTCGCCGTCATCGGGATGTACGTCGTTCAGCTGATTACGAACTTCTTCATTCCATCGGGGAGTGGACAAGCGGCGACGACGATGCCAATCATGGCACCATTGTCTGATTTACTCGGAATCGAGCGTCAAGTCGCTGTCTTAGCATTTCAATATGGAGATGGACTGACGAACATGATTTTCCCGACGAGTGCGCATTTGATGGCGTTTCTCGCAATTGCAGGAATTCCTTATGAAAAATGGCTTCGTTTCGTCTGGAAGCTCTTCGCGATCTGGATTGCCTTAGCATGTGCCGCCTTATTACTTGCTGTAACACTTGGTATTCAATGA
- a CDS encoding DUF3427 domain-containing protein codes for MSYYETLRSSTETNSQSDTTSVSVPAHDYTTELLTHLNQVLYQSLDHLQKQDKSDQMVETVNEWLLHLNQPPIDSPLHRELTTSTTHALPTQYKNSLRAWELIAPGQLEQEQLLHHINQELWTASAADWMVSFTRHSGIQTLIPALKEAEAQNKPIRILTSFYMNITEAKAIRQLMEFSNIEVKIYEPIKKNHAFHPKAYLFSRPDQLDSAIVGSSNLSKSALTHGLEWNIRIPSTPVTTLVTQAKSLFEQLWNSHEATICTEELLLQYERYQRETPPIKSFSIRDKIAETAVDYTVIEPNLMQIPALEELDRLRERKETKAMVIAATGTGKTYLAAFDVRQAQAKKVLFVAHRGKLLSQAEHTFRQVFSNESYTFGRYSGSQQIQDAQFTFATVQTLSKEVHLNQFLQDTFDYIIIDEFHHASSSSYQNILNYFTPQFLLGVTATPERMDGQNIFQLVDYNVAYEVRLYDALAQDLLSPFHYFGIQDDESIDYSLIPQQNGFYVEQDLVVALERSTRTDYIIEMIRKFGFSGNQAVGLGFCVNINHAEFMEQEFKRHQIEAMAVTSKQSEDEREEAIRRLEDDQDPLQYIFTVDLFNEGIDIPKVNLMLFLRPTESPTIFIQQLGRGLRKHSSKEFVTILDFIGNSQKAFVAPLVLSGQQSFHSIDRYKIATAVKQHFPILPEGSLAILDSITERFIIEQMKKIEFSASKQLRESYQRLTRMIGNPPSLNDLVTHKDAPAIESIVQQWRSTLRLKQLEKHATKEELRLLQDDTTRKIVEQLEGLFPIREPFSLLILKHLLNHPSASVQDIEQEVFKEFALSTNRSFLKRPIIHHLFERWSTAFKNDRIQLLDAVSEERYRFSNTVVQALQQSTELRSYMMHLIQAGLLAFHQLPDRINWLIEDQAFLLHQTYNRSIIQRLLCSPSQEGSWREGVAQAGDDYILFVNLHKDEAINEQLKYNDYFLDQYRFHWQSQSNATATGKAGTLYQNHESEGIRIHLFMRKADKEQGKTLPFTYFGQLKHLQSTGSKPISVTWSLHSPLSIELFKEWQTLS; via the coding sequence ATGTCTTATTATGAAACACTACGTTCTTCAACTGAAACTAACTCACAATCCGATACCACAAGTGTCTCTGTACCAGCACATGACTATACAACAGAATTGCTTACGCATCTTAATCAAGTACTATATCAATCTTTAGACCATTTACAAAAACAAGATAAATCTGATCAAATGGTTGAAACGGTCAATGAATGGCTCCTGCATTTAAATCAACCTCCGATCGACTCGCCGCTTCATCGTGAACTCACTACTAGCACAACACATGCTTTACCTACACAATATAAAAATTCTTTGCGTGCTTGGGAACTCATTGCTCCTGGCCAACTTGAACAAGAACAGTTATTGCATCATATTAATCAAGAATTATGGACAGCATCTGCTGCTGATTGGATGGTGAGTTTTACACGACATTCTGGAATCCAGACGCTTATCCCAGCCTTAAAAGAAGCAGAAGCTCAAAATAAACCAATCCGCATTTTGACTTCATTTTATATGAATATTACAGAAGCGAAGGCTATCCGACAGTTGATGGAATTCAGTAATATCGAAGTAAAAATTTATGAACCGATTAAAAAAAATCATGCGTTCCATCCGAAAGCCTATTTATTTTCTCGTCCTGATCAGTTGGATAGTGCTATTGTTGGGTCCTCTAATTTATCAAAGTCGGCTTTAACACACGGTCTGGAATGGAATATTCGTATACCTTCTACACCCGTCACAACATTAGTCACTCAAGCGAAAAGCTTGTTTGAACAGCTTTGGAATAGCCACGAAGCTACTATATGTACAGAAGAATTATTACTTCAATACGAACGGTACCAACGAGAAACACCACCTATAAAATCATTTTCTATCCGCGATAAAATTGCCGAAACCGCTGTCGATTACACCGTTATTGAACCAAACCTCATGCAGATTCCGGCTTTAGAAGAACTGGATCGTTTGCGTGAGCGAAAAGAAACAAAAGCAATGGTCATTGCGGCAACAGGAACGGGGAAAACGTACTTAGCAGCATTTGATGTACGTCAAGCTCAGGCTAAAAAGGTATTATTTGTTGCACATCGTGGAAAGTTACTATCACAAGCTGAGCATACATTTAGGCAAGTTTTTTCAAATGAAAGTTATACATTTGGTAGATATTCAGGATCACAACAAATTCAAGATGCACAATTTACCTTCGCTACGGTTCAAACACTTTCAAAAGAGGTTCATCTTAATCAATTTTTACAGGATACGTTTGACTACATCATTATTGATGAATTCCATCACGCTTCATCTTCTTCTTACCAAAACATTCTTAACTATTTTACACCTCAATTTTTGCTTGGCGTAACGGCAACACCAGAACGAATGGATGGTCAAAATATCTTCCAGCTTGTTGACTATAATGTTGCTTACGAAGTACGTCTGTATGATGCTTTAGCACAAGATTTACTTTCACCATTCCATTATTTTGGGATTCAAGATGATGAATCGATTGATTATTCTCTTATTCCTCAACAAAACGGCTTTTATGTAGAACAAGATCTTGTTGTTGCACTCGAACGATCAACACGAACAGATTATATTATTGAAATGATTCGTAAATTTGGATTCAGTGGTAATCAAGCTGTTGGTTTAGGATTCTGCGTCAATATCAATCATGCAGAATTTATGGAGCAAGAATTTAAACGACATCAGATTGAAGCAATGGCTGTTACAAGTAAACAGTCCGAAGATGAACGCGAAGAGGCCATTCGCCGACTAGAGGACGATCAAGATCCACTGCAATATATTTTTACAGTTGACTTGTTTAACGAAGGAATTGATATTCCAAAAGTCAATCTAATGCTATTTTTACGTCCAACGGAGTCTCCTACTATTTTTATTCAACAATTGGGGAGAGGCTTACGTAAACATAGCTCAAAAGAATTTGTTACGATTTTAGATTTTATCGGAAATAGTCAAAAGGCTTTTGTTGCACCACTTGTGTTGTCTGGTCAACAATCGTTTCATTCTATTGATCGTTATAAAATTGCTACTGCTGTAAAACAGCATTTTCCGATTTTACCGGAAGGGTCTTTAGCCATTCTAGATTCAATTACAGAAAGATTTATTATTGAACAAATGAAAAAAATAGAGTTTTCAGCTAGCAAACAGCTCCGTGAAAGTTATCAAAGACTGACACGCATGATCGGAAATCCTCCAAGTTTAAATGATTTAGTTACGCATAAAGACGCACCAGCTATTGAAAGTATTGTTCAGCAATGGAGAAGTACATTACGTCTTAAACAACTTGAAAAACATGCTACCAAGGAAGAATTACGTTTATTACAAGATGATACTACACGCAAAATTGTTGAACAGCTCGAAGGACTATTCCCAATTCGTGAGCCCTTCAGTTTATTGATTTTAAAACATTTACTAAATCATCCTTCTGCTTCAGTACAAGATATTGAACAAGAAGTTTTCAAAGAATTCGCCTTATCGACGAATCGCTCTTTTTTAAAGCGACCTATTATTCATCATCTTTTTGAACGCTGGTCTACTGCGTTTAAAAATGATCGTATTCAATTGCTAGATGCTGTATCAGAAGAGCGCTATCGCTTTTCAAATACAGTCGTCCAAGCACTTCAACAATCAACTGAATTACGTTCATATATGATGCATTTAATCCAAGCAGGTCTACTTGCATTTCATCAACTACCAGATCGAATTAATTGGTTGATCGAAGACCAGGCGTTTCTATTACATCAAACATACAATCGTTCTATTATCCAACGCCTTCTCTGTTCACCAAGTCAGGAAGGTTCTTGGCGTGAAGGCGTAGCTCAAGCTGGTGACGACTACATTTTATTTGTGAATTTACACAAAGATGAAGCCATTAATGAGCAACTAAAATATAACGATTATTTCTTAGATCAATATCGTTTCCATTGGCAGTCTCAAAGTAATGCAACTGCTACAGGTAAAGCCGGTACTTTATATCAAAACCATGAGAGCGAAGGAATTCGTATTCATTTGTTTATGCGTAAAGCAGATAAAGAACAAGGAAAAACGCTACCGTTCACATACTTTGGCCAGTTAAAGCATCTTCAAAGTACAGGCTCTAAACCGATTAGTGTGACTTGGTCACTTCATTCTCCACTATCAATTGAACTGTTTAAGGAGTGGCAAACTCTTTCTTAA
- a CDS encoding putative quinol monooxygenase, whose amino-acid sequence MIAIEAKLEVQPAKREEFLEATKALVEASRNEAGNIGYDLFQSTEDENVFMMIEKWEDQAAIEAHNTSAHFGQFVAFAQTALAKPLDVQSFQA is encoded by the coding sequence ATGATTGCCATCGAAGCAAAATTAGAAGTACAACCAGCAAAACGAGAAGAATTTTTAGAAGCGACAAAAGCATTAGTGGAAGCATCACGCAATGAAGCAGGAAACATCGGCTATGATCTATTTCAAAGCACAGAAGACGAAAATGTCTTCATGATGATTGAAAAATGGGAAGATCAAGCTGCAATCGAAGCACACAACACAAGTGCTCATTTCGGACAATTCGTTGCATTTGCTCAAACGGCTCTTGCTAAACCGTTAGACGTTCAATCGTTCCAAGCATGA
- a CDS encoding DUF1028 domain-containing protein, with translation MTYSIVGYCEKEQAWGVAVQSKFLAVGSAVPFAKAGVGAVATQSFANTTYGPEGLRMIEQGASADEVLRRLTEADEGRADRQVGIIDATGKSATFTGEGCNDWAGGIAGKHFAAQGNILVDGNTVKEMARVFESTQGPLAERLLRALAAGQAAGGDSRGMQSAALLVVKEGGGYGGFNDRYIDLRVDDHPSPIEELERIYQLHTLYLQPSKPEEIKPIDDALESELMDKLLALGYRGDFADAFRTYLHTENFEMREQEDRAIDTRVLAYIRSQ, from the coding sequence GTGACATATTCAATCGTCGGTTATTGTGAAAAAGAACAAGCGTGGGGCGTTGCCGTTCAGTCGAAATTTTTAGCGGTCGGGAGTGCTGTACCGTTTGCGAAGGCGGGAGTAGGTGCTGTCGCGACACAATCGTTTGCGAACACGACGTATGGTCCAGAAGGGTTACGGATGATCGAACAAGGCGCTTCTGCTGACGAAGTGTTACGGCGATTGACGGAAGCAGACGAAGGGCGAGCCGATCGTCAAGTCGGGATCATCGATGCTACAGGAAAGAGTGCGACATTCACGGGAGAAGGATGTAATGACTGGGCAGGCGGTATCGCCGGGAAACATTTTGCGGCGCAAGGTAATATCCTCGTAGACGGCAATACGGTCAAAGAGATGGCACGCGTCTTTGAATCGACGCAAGGTCCGCTTGCAGAACGATTATTGCGTGCGTTAGCAGCTGGGCAAGCTGCAGGTGGTGATTCACGCGGGATGCAATCAGCAGCACTGCTCGTCGTCAAAGAAGGTGGCGGATACGGCGGATTTAACGACCGCTATATTGACTTACGTGTTGACGATCACCCGAGTCCAATTGAAGAACTCGAGCGCATCTATCAACTGCATACGCTCTACCTACAACCGAGTAAGCCAGAAGAAATCAAGCCGATTGATGATGCGCTTGAGTCAGAGTTGATGGATAAATTATTAGCTCTTGGTTATCGAGGTGATTTCGCAGACGCGTTCCGGACATATCTGCATACAGAAAACTTTGAGATGCGCGAACAAGAAGATCGTGCGATTGATACACGTGTTCTCGCCTATATTCGATCACAATGA
- a CDS encoding cupin domain-containing protein has product MRLEVFYFEDDGHIPNNPTFPVLIYRHVFDETSRIEQTFHAHDWRNSWVDGIFDFHHYHSIAHEVIGILEGHATVQLGGPLGKTFTLTSGDVLLLPAGTGHKALDTSRHFRVIGAYPNGQHYDTLTGNANERPDNLKRIAQVVRPNQDPVFGDHGPLFEHW; this is encoded by the coding sequence ATGCGCTTGGAGGTATTTTATTTTGAGGATGACGGACACATTCCAAACAACCCTACTTTTCCAGTATTGATTTATCGGCATGTGTTTGACGAAACCTCACGGATTGAACAGACTTTCCATGCACACGACTGGCGTAACAGCTGGGTGGATGGCATTTTTGACTTTCATCACTATCATAGTATCGCGCACGAAGTAATCGGTATTCTTGAAGGACACGCGACCGTTCAACTCGGCGGTCCGCTCGGTAAGACGTTCACTTTAACGAGCGGAGATGTTCTTTTACTTCCTGCTGGCACCGGACACAAAGCACTCGATACGAGTCGACACTTTCGAGTGATCGGTGCCTATCCGAACGGTCAACACTACGATACGTTGACCGGCAACGCGAATGAACGCCCTGATAATTTAAAACGAATTGCTCAAGTCGTGCGCCCAAATCAAGATCCTGTATTCGGCGATCACGGTCCCTTGTTTGAGCATTGGTGA
- a CDS encoding class I SAM-dependent rRNA methyltransferase, producing MSRELYPIVVKPEWIETIQSGYPALRKEMFESLQHVKDAGGLLHLMTEHKEYLATGYFGKQEKGVGWTLSMDEQDTIDVAFFKQLFEQALDKRNDFFEEESEAFRIFNGAGDGIGGLSIDCYDHHYLITFENEGIYTFRPMILEAFESLVHYKSIYEKRDFLIDLQPVKGDDFLVGERGDFPEMLQELEARYAYDLDAGMRTGFDIAQRELRKVLMDSVKEKNVLNLFSDTGTLTVAALQGEASQTTSVDFSTRSRNKTIDNLALNSFTPEKQTILIQDAFDYIEQADKKTRFDVVLFHPPVQVNTRTRQFRTEQDLSLWIQKVIHLTNRGGLLAITTDSPALDASQLKKAVEQAFNKLRQKFEVVWEQPEQKDFPIPPSMPQLAPKSILVRRK from the coding sequence ATGTCCCGTGAACTCTATCCCATCGTCGTCAAACCCGAATGGATTGAAACGATTCAAAGCGGTTATCCCGCGTTACGCAAGGAAATGTTCGAGTCCTTGCAACATGTCAAAGATGCAGGCGGACTGCTTCATCTGATGACAGAACATAAAGAATACCTCGCGACTGGCTATTTTGGCAAGCAAGAAAAAGGTGTTGGTTGGACACTCTCGATGGATGAACAGGACACGATTGATGTTGCTTTCTTCAAACAGCTTTTTGAACAAGCTCTAGACAAAAGAAACGATTTTTTTGAAGAAGAGTCCGAAGCTTTCCGTATCTTTAATGGTGCAGGTGATGGTATCGGTGGACTGTCGATTGATTGTTATGACCATCATTACCTCATCACATTCGAAAATGAGGGAATCTATACATTTCGTCCAATGATTCTTGAGGCGTTTGAATCGCTTGTTCACTATAAGAGTATTTATGAAAAACGCGATTTTCTCATCGATCTCCAACCCGTCAAAGGCGACGATTTTTTAGTAGGGGAACGTGGTGATTTTCCAGAAATGCTGCAGGAACTTGAGGCACGATATGCATATGATCTTGACGCAGGCATGCGGACAGGCTTCGATATCGCGCAACGTGAACTCCGTAAAGTTCTGATGGATTCAGTGAAAGAAAAGAACGTACTGAATCTCTTTTCTGATACAGGAACTTTGACAGTAGCTGCACTTCAGGGTGAAGCCTCTCAAACAACAAGTGTTGATTTCTCGACACGTAGTCGAAATAAGACAATAGATAATCTTGCGTTGAACAGTTTTACTCCTGAAAAACAAACAATTTTAATCCAAGATGCGTTCGACTATATCGAACAAGCAGATAAAAAGACTCGTTTTGACGTCGTCTTGTTCCATCCGCCCGTACAAGTCAATACACGGACGCGTCAGTTTCGAACGGAGCAGGATCTTTCCCTTTGGATCCAAAAAGTTATTCATTTGACGAATCGCGGAGGACTCCTTGCGATTACGACAGACAGTCCTGCTCTTGATGCTTCACAATTGAAAAAAGCTGTAGAGCAGGCCTTCAACAAATTGCGCCAAAAATTCGAGGTTGTTTGGGAGCAACCGGAGCAGAAAGATTTCCCGATTCCTCCTTCCATGCCGCAACTCGCTCCAAAAAGTATTCTTGTTCGCCGTAAATGA
- a CDS encoding aldo/keto reductase: MNATEKTLILAALKQKTVTFPDQTHVRALGQGTWRMGEESEKYEAEIEALRVGLDSGMELIDTAEMYGEGASEELIRDAIADRREEVFLVSKVYPHRAGGEALKKACSETLKRLGTDYLDLYLLHWRGDIPLKETVEGLEALKQEGKIRRWGVSNFDVSDMKELLALPNGDQCAVNQVLYHLGSRGIEYELLPLLREHGIPVMAYCPLAEGGSLRDQLLNHPTVEELAETHGVDPAQILLAWVIREGDVIAIPKAGQAHHVEANGRAALLNLTEEELAALDQAFPAPTQKEPLDIV; this comes from the coding sequence ATGAACGCAACAGAAAAGACGTTGATACTTGCTGCATTGAAGCAAAAAACGGTGACGTTTCCCGATCAGACACATGTACGCGCACTCGGACAAGGCACATGGCGGATGGGAGAAGAGTCGGAGAAATATGAGGCTGAAATCGAAGCGCTCCGTGTCGGACTCGACAGTGGGATGGAACTCATCGATACAGCAGAGATGTATGGAGAAGGTGCTTCTGAAGAATTGATTCGTGACGCGATCGCAGATCGACGCGAAGAAGTCTTTCTCGTCTCGAAAGTCTACCCACATCGCGCCGGTGGAGAAGCGTTAAAGAAAGCTTGTTCCGAAACGCTTAAACGCCTTGGTACGGATTATCTTGATCTCTATCTCCTGCACTGGCGTGGTGATATTCCCCTGAAAGAAACCGTCGAAGGACTGGAAGCCTTAAAACAAGAAGGCAAGATTCGCCGTTGGGGTGTATCAAACTTTGACGTATCAGACATGAAAGAACTGTTGGCGCTGCCAAACGGTGATCAGTGTGCTGTCAATCAGGTACTCTATCACCTCGGCTCACGCGGAATCGAGTACGAACTGCTCCCGTTACTACGCGAGCATGGTATTCCAGTGATGGCGTATTGCCCACTAGCTGAAGGTGGTTCATTACGCGATCAACTCTTAAATCATCCGACCGTCGAAGAACTCGCTGAAACACACGGTGTTGATCCAGCACAGATCCTACTCGCATGGGTCATTCGTGAAGGCGACGTTATCGCGATTCCAAAGGCAGGACAAGCCCATCACGTCGAAGCGAACGGTCGCGCCGCACTCCTGAATTTAACAGAGGAAGAACTCGCCGCACTCGATCAAGCGTTCCCAGCACCTACACAAAAAGAACCACTCGATATCGTTTAA
- a CDS encoding (deoxy)nucleoside triphosphate pyrophosphohydrolase: MKKHVQVVGAVIRNHRNEILCALRSSKMSLPNLWEFPGGKIELHETPSQSLIREINEELKCNIKVKHPVEKTTYEYDAIIVTLHTFEAEIVTGEPIAVEHAELRWVSVSDLDQLEWAPADIPAVEYIKKEFATP; encoded by the coding sequence ATGAAAAAACATGTTCAAGTTGTGGGAGCGGTTATTCGCAACCATCGTAATGAAATTTTATGCGCACTTCGTAGTAGCAAGATGTCATTACCAAACTTATGGGAGTTTCCTGGTGGGAAAATTGAGTTACATGAAACGCCATCACAGTCTTTAATTCGCGAGATCAATGAAGAGTTAAAATGTAATATTAAGGTTAAACACCCCGTAGAAAAAACGACTTATGAGTACGATGCTATTATTGTTACGCTTCATACGTTTGAAGCTGAAATCGTAACAGGAGAACCGATTGCTGTAGAACATGCAGAGCTTCGCTGGGTGTCTGTTTCAGACCTTGATCAGCTTGAATGGGCTCCTGCCGATATTCCTGCAGTTGAGTACATTAAGAAAGAGTTTGCCACTCCTTAA
- a CDS encoding aldo/keto reductase, with protein MTKHVQLGQSNLFVHPIGLGTNAVGGHNLYPNLDEQAGRDLVRVALKQGINFLDTAFIYGPERSEELVGEVWNDTVAREDVVLATKGAHQFVDGNVVMNNSPDFLRQSVEESLKRLKTDYIDLYYIHFPDESTPKDEAVAALAELKKEGKIRAIGVSNFSLEQLKEANKDGHVDVYQGEYNLFKRDAEKELLPYIVENGMSFVPYFPLAAGLLAGKYTKETTFDDLRKNDPLFQKDVFEQNLAKVDQLRPIAEAQDAEVAHIVLAWYLAQDGIDAIIPGAKRPDQVTDTLRTLDVQLSQDDIKKIDQIFS; from the coding sequence ATGACAAAACATGTTCAACTCGGTCAATCTAATCTATTCGTTCATCCAATCGGTCTCGGTACGAATGCCGTCGGTGGACATAACTTATATCCGAACCTTGACGAACAGGCTGGACGCGATCTCGTCCGCGTCGCCTTAAAACAAGGGATCAACTTCCTGGACACTGCATTCATCTACGGACCAGAACGTTCGGAGGAACTCGTCGGTGAGGTCTGGAATGACACGGTCGCTCGAGAAGATGTCGTCCTCGCAACGAAAGGTGCGCATCAGTTTGTTGACGGGAATGTCGTCATGAACAACTCACCAGACTTTCTCCGTCAATCGGTCGAAGAGAGTTTAAAACGTCTTAAGACAGACTATATCGATTTGTATTACATTCATTTTCCAGATGAATCAACACCGAAGGACGAAGCAGTTGCTGCACTCGCAGAACTGAAAAAAGAAGGGAAAATCCGCGCAATCGGTGTCTCGAATTTCTCACTCGAGCAATTGAAGGAAGCGAACAAAGACGGACATGTCGATGTCTATCAAGGGGAATATAATCTATTCAAACGGGACGCAGAAAAAGAACTTTTACCGTACATCGTTGAGAACGGTATGTCGTTCGTCCCTTACTTCCCACTCGCTGCTGGATTATTGGCAGGGAAATATACAAAAGAGACGACGTTTGATGATTTACGAAAAAACGATCCTTTGTTCCAAAAAGATGTTTTCGAACAAAATCTCGCAAAAGTCGATCAATTGCGTCCGATTGCAGAAGCGCAGGATGCGGAAGTCGCACACATCGTACTCGCATGGTATTTGGCACAGGACGGCATCGATGCCATCATTCCGGGTGCAAAACGACCGGATCAGGTGACGGATACGTTGCGTACGTTAGATGTTCAGTTGTCGCAAGACGATATCAAAAAAATCGATCAGATCTTTAGCTAA
- a CDS encoding OsmC family protein, with protein MMKHHFHLTADWPGNRNDVGQIETGELKTKISIPDAMDGPGVGTNPDEMLLGAAATCYIITLAAMLERSHIPKVSLTMESEGIVDVTNGVFTYDAIIHRPKLLLPSDLSDRDMEKARRLAEKAEGSCMITRALAGNVKVSLEAVVERITN; from the coding sequence ATCATGAAGCACCACTTTCATTTAACCGCAGACTGGCCGGGTAATCGTAATGACGTCGGTCAGATCGAGACGGGTGAGTTAAAAACAAAAATCTCAATTCCGGATGCCATGGATGGTCCGGGTGTTGGCACGAATCCAGACGAAATGTTACTTGGGGCTGCTGCTACGTGTTATATCATCACGCTTGCCGCGATGCTCGAGCGTAGTCACATTCCTAAAGTCTCGTTAACGATGGAATCTGAAGGTATCGTCGATGTCACGAACGGTGTCTTCACATATGATGCGATCATTCATCGTCCGAAACTTTTATTACCATCCGATCTGTCAGATCGTGATATGGAGAAGGCGCGACGCCTTGCTGAAAAAGCAGAAGGCTCATGTATGATTACGCGGGCACTAGCTGGTAATGTCAAAGTATCGCTTGAGGCTGTCGTGGAGAGAATCACAAATTAA